GTATCTTTCGTGCGCTCTTTATGATAGTAGACGATTCCTGTCGCTTTATGAAGAATAATATCTTGCATTACTTTTTATCCAACTGAAGTAAGCTTACAGGTATTGCTGTTTCTGGTTCGTCTCCACCGATGTAAAAGCCCCACGCAAACACACCTTTTAAATATTCGACTTTAAAGTAGTGATCTTCGTTTGCAATCACTTTATATATTTTCCCTGGTTGAATGAGTGATAAGTCGATCATATAACACTCCGCAATTAGTGCTTGACGCTCTAATACGCGGTATTCATTTTCGACACCCATCATTTCAGCTTTACGCATTTTTTCACGCGTCTCTTGAATGTATCGCTCTAATTCAACTCTCGTCATCGTACTAAAACTCATCTTCAATTCCCTCTAACTTCTCGTTAATTTGATCGTAACTAAACCCACGGCGCATCAGTGACGCCGTTAGTTTTTGTCTTAGTTGAAATCCTTCATATTTACGTTTCAATCTATTATAATATTTTTCAAATTCTTTCTCAAAATAATCAGTGTCGTCAAACTGAATATCTGACGGAATAAAATCAAAATGTGCGTTCGTATAACCATCACGCATCAGTTTTTGACGTAACTTCATTTCGAAATGATTTGACGAACTTTTATATTTTTTTAACTCTTTTTGAGTGATTCGTTCAATACGTCCTTCGTCGACTTTGTCGTTAAATCGTTCAACTTCTTCGACGATTATATTTTCATCGATGTTTTTTTCGAACAACTTACGTTCAAGGTGTTTTGGTCCTTTATCTGTCGTATTAAAAATCGTATTACTTAAACTCGTCGCATAATGTGAGTCGTCAATATATCGTTCTTCTTTTAGACGAATAATCGTTTGATTAATAATATCCACCGCATACTCGTCTTTTAAATAGTCGATCACTTCTTGAGTGGAACGAATTTTATACGATATATATTGAATTGCTTTAATATATGCTCGGTCGAATTCAATTGATGTTTTTATATCGTCTAGCATAT
Above is a genomic segment from Nosocomiicoccus massiliensis containing:
- a CDS encoding YfhH family protein; this translates as MSFSTMTRVELERYIQETREKMRKAEMMGVENEYRVLERQALIAECYMIDLSLIQPGKIYKVIANEDHYFKVEYLKGVFAWGFYIGGDEPETAIPVSLLQLDKK
- a CDS encoding RecX family transcriptional regulator, translating into MKVERVVQLKNNFYDVYFSDQSKLKVHEESLVKYELLPGRIISKDMLDDIKTSIEFDRAYIKAIQYISYKIRSTQEVIDYLKDEYAVDIINQTIIRLKEERYIDDSHYATSLSNTIFNTTDKGPKHLERKLFEKNIDENIIVEEVERFNDKVDEGRIERITQKELKKYKSSSNHFEMKLRQKLMRDGYTNAHFDFIPSDIQFDDTDYFEKEFEKYYNRLKRKYEGFQLRQKLTASLMRRGFSYDQINEKLEGIEDEF